One genomic window of Lentisphaerota bacterium includes the following:
- a CDS encoding ATP-binding protein, translating into MHRSALTYVTDWRRRQNRKPLVIRGARQVGKSFLVRQLANECFGNLVEINFEQMPDVASFFASKTPRAILPLIEARFNAPIKPGKTLLFLDEIQAAPEVFAALRYFHDETPDLHVIAAGSLLEFVLREHSFSMPVGRIEYLHLGPMTFEEFLQAIGREKLQQWLARFALSDPIPDGLHQDLMNLVRRYCVVGGMPEAVAAFAQNTSFQECEQVQQSILSTYRDDFFKYASKVQHRRVEKIFSKLPQLVGRKFMFSHVDPEERSRDLGAAFDLLCLARVAHKVRHSHGNGVPLGAEADDRTFKALFLDVGLLCRACGLRVLDVEKAGDPLLVNAGAVCEQLVGQHLLLSGAFYEEPSLHCWMRDKPNSSAEVDYLVAHGPHVIPVEVKAGATGRLKSLQLFLSEKNRDFGLRFNSDVPSLLDTRTPRVDGKPRPFRLLSLPFYLIGQAHRLCAEALETGP; encoded by the coding sequence ATGCATCGATCAGCTTTGACCTACGTGACGGACTGGAGGCGTCGTCAGAACCGCAAACCGCTGGTCATCCGGGGGGCCAGACAGGTCGGCAAGTCATTTCTCGTGAGGCAGTTGGCCAACGAATGCTTCGGGAACCTTGTGGAGATCAATTTCGAGCAGATGCCGGACGTGGCCTCCTTTTTTGCATCCAAGACACCCCGGGCCATCCTGCCACTGATTGAAGCCCGGTTCAATGCGCCGATCAAGCCGGGGAAGACGCTCCTTTTCCTTGACGAGATACAAGCGGCGCCTGAGGTGTTTGCCGCGCTGCGCTATTTTCATGACGAGACGCCGGACCTGCACGTCATTGCGGCGGGGTCGCTGCTGGAATTCGTGCTTCGCGAACATTCGTTCTCCATGCCGGTCGGCCGGATCGAATACCTGCATCTGGGGCCCATGACCTTCGAAGAGTTCCTGCAGGCGATCGGTCGCGAAAAACTCCAGCAGTGGCTGGCTCGTTTTGCTTTGTCCGATCCCATTCCGGATGGTCTGCATCAGGATCTGATGAATCTGGTGCGCCGGTATTGTGTCGTGGGCGGAATGCCGGAGGCCGTGGCGGCTTTCGCGCAGAACACCTCCTTTCAGGAGTGCGAACAGGTCCAGCAGAGTATTCTTTCCACCTATCGCGACGACTTTTTCAAGTACGCATCCAAGGTCCAGCACCGACGGGTCGAAAAGATATTCTCCAAGCTTCCGCAATTGGTCGGACGCAAATTCATGTTCAGCCATGTCGATCCCGAAGAGCGATCGAGGGATCTCGGCGCCGCGTTTGATCTCCTCTGTCTGGCGCGCGTGGCGCACAAGGTCAGACACAGCCACGGCAACGGCGTCCCGCTGGGGGCGGAGGCCGATGACCGTACCTTCAAGGCGCTGTTCCTCGACGTCGGACTGCTTTGCCGCGCATGCGGTCTTCGCGTGCTGGATGTCGAGAAAGCGGGAGATCCGCTGCTGGTCAACGCCGGAGCGGTCTGCGAGCAACTGGTCGGACAGCACCTGCTCCTGAGTGGGGCCTTTTACGAGGAACCGTCGCTGCACTGTTGGATGCGCGACAAGCCGAATTCCAGCGCGGAAGTGGACTATCTGGTAGCGCACGGTCCGCACGTGATTCCGGTCGAAGTCAAAGCCGGCGCCACGGGAAGGCTCAAGTCGCTCCAGCTTTTCCTGTCGGAGAAGAATCGCGACTTCGGTCTGCGCTTCAACAGCGACGTGCCTTCGCTGCTCGATACACGAACGCCCCGGGTGGATGGTAAACCCAGGCCTTTCCGCCTGTTGTCACTGCCATTCTATCTGATCGGCCAAGCCCATCGCTTGTGCGCTGAGGCGCTGGAGACGGGGCCATAA
- a CDS encoding NAD(P)-dependent glycerol-3-phosphate dehydrogenase: MNITIIGDGGWGTAIGLVLNGYGHTVTLWGPFEDGLAEIRSRGENVRFLPGVALPGTLIWTADPVRAAVRADCVVLAVPSRFYRDVCARFTGLIPIGTPVVSLTKGLCETTHRRMSEIAAEVLALPSVAVLSGPSHAEEVARGIPTAVVAAATEEALARTIQVLFNGPRFRVYTSTDSLGVELGGAIKNVIAIAVGASDGLGFGDNTRAAIITRGLAEMTRLGCALGARPETFAGLSGVGDLIVTCTSRHSRNHSVGERLGRGESIGAILASMQMVAEGVWNAKAVRDAARACGVDVPIAEQVCRWCHEGASPRDSVEALMSRDMKPEARQL; the protein is encoded by the coding sequence ATGAACATCACCATCATCGGCGACGGCGGCTGGGGCACAGCCATCGGATTAGTGCTCAACGGGTACGGCCACACCGTCACACTCTGGGGGCCGTTTGAAGACGGGCTCGCTGAGATCAGGAGCCGGGGGGAGAACGTCCGATTCCTCCCCGGCGTCGCGTTGCCCGGCACGCTGATCTGGACCGCCGATCCGGTTCGAGCCGCCGTCCGGGCCGACTGCGTGGTTCTGGCCGTCCCCTCCCGATTCTATCGCGACGTCTGCGCCCGGTTCACGGGCCTGATCCCCATCGGCACGCCGGTGGTGAGCCTCACCAAGGGACTGTGCGAAACGACCCACCGCCGCATGAGCGAGATCGCGGCCGAGGTGCTGGCCCTCCCCTCCGTGGCCGTTCTCTCGGGGCCCAGCCACGCCGAGGAGGTCGCCCGCGGCATACCGACCGCCGTCGTCGCAGCCGCGACCGAAGAGGCGCTCGCGCGGACGATACAGGTGTTGTTCAATGGCCCGCGTTTCCGCGTCTACACCTCCACCGACTCGCTGGGGGTCGAACTCGGAGGCGCCATCAAGAACGTCATCGCCATCGCCGTCGGCGCCTCCGACGGGCTGGGCTTTGGCGACAACACCCGGGCGGCGATCATCACCCGCGGCCTGGCGGAAATGACCCGTCTCGGGTGCGCTCTGGGCGCGCGCCCCGAGACCTTCGCGGGGCTGAGCGGCGTCGGCGACCTGATCGTCACCTGCACCAGCCGTCACAGCCGCAACCATTCCGTCGGCGAGCGTTTGGGCCGGGGCGAGTCCATCGGCGCGATCCTCGCCAGCATGCAGATGGTCGCCGAAGGGGTCTGGAACGCCAAAGCCGTCCGCGACGCCGCCCGCGCGTGCGGCGTCGACGTCCCCATCGCCGAGCAGGTCTGCAGGTGGTGCCACGAGGGCGCATCCCCCCGCGACTCGGTCGAGGCCCTGATGTCGCGCGACATGAAGCCCGAGGCCCGGCAACTCTAA
- the plsY gene encoding glycerol-3-phosphate 1-O-acyltransferase PlsY — MHPSILLLWTLAGALAYLLGSLPFGFLIARCRGVDIRTVGSGNIGATNVFRAVSKPLGILTFALDVAKGVCGARLIPWLFLAHLPDSTPVIPLRLVCGCLAVIGHNWTCFLGFKGGKGVATSAGMLIGLTPIGVGIAFAAWLVTFLTTRYVSVASITAAVVLGVVVWLLPPGDGAGVWFPAVLSGLAALVVWKHRANIARLRAGTESRFSFNKKASA; from the coding sequence ATGCATCCTTCCATCCTTTTGCTTTGGACACTCGCCGGCGCGCTGGCCTATCTGCTCGGGTCGTTGCCGTTCGGTTTTCTAATCGCCCGGTGCCGCGGGGTTGACATCCGCACGGTGGGCAGCGGCAACATCGGCGCGACCAATGTCTTCCGCGCGGTGAGCAAGCCGCTGGGCATTCTCACCTTCGCGCTCGATGTGGCCAAAGGGGTCTGCGGCGCCCGGCTGATCCCGTGGTTGTTCCTGGCGCACCTGCCCGACAGCACGCCGGTGATTCCGCTTCGCCTCGTGTGCGGCTGCCTGGCCGTCATCGGCCACAACTGGACCTGTTTTCTCGGGTTCAAAGGCGGCAAGGGGGTGGCCACCAGCGCGGGGATGCTGATCGGGCTGACTCCGATCGGCGTCGGCATCGCCTTTGCGGCTTGGCTGGTCACGTTTCTCACGACACGGTATGTCTCGGTCGCATCGATCACCGCGGCCGTCGTGCTGGGCGTGGTGGTCTGGCTGTTGCCGCCCGGCGACGGCGCGGGCGTCTGGTTCCCGGCGGTTCTGAGCGGCCTCGCCGCGCTGGTCGTCTGGAAGCATCGCGCCAACATCGCCCGTCTGCGCGCGGGCACCGAGTCCCGGTTCAGCTTCAACAAAAAGGCCTCCGCATGA
- a CDS encoding serine/threonine protein kinase, giving the protein MRPASASIVFRSGLCYRVAMFLPDIPGLESFDTISQTSTTATWRAYQRSLDRHVMVKALLPEAASDPRQVEQFVSVFRAIARIKADAFCQIFDVCSTHDIHYVVMEDVAGQVLSDRIQATQRGSVSQMLRYALDLADALDKAWTHDRLVHRNLKPTAIRITPAGTAKLTDFGMATLMTLGGETGPRDEDTVVGTPNFLAPEQITRSRPVDSRADMYALGMILYYGLTGQLPFGDQAPDQVLQSQLEARLPSLRNVRPDTPFSVCALIERMLMKDPDNRYPSWGEVIADITRLLEGKPIRRSPLLGTGVSTLASSIVAPASGAPAFRSSGHRGLRTWGFSRFALWLLLLLWFAALGNDRLGDPAGLYPFLQHAFVGRIPATPSRSERKPADPHPDPEVRITQPEVAPRPEVAPRPQPQPVAPPPPTIRIFETRSTDAPPDAALHRALADAYKTGGAAAMQTLITTRLAAGHTHFGFKALKDAIAAVEPFDRLAVRAIEQAIDTEMDLIFQGKKRLVMPKAVAHGEVIFYFAEQKRHVTVKIASISDAEIIRLLGPRLSPQQAASVCLRLLETGNRAEARAHAAAAGSLAPVLALLAADEPGSAD; this is encoded by the coding sequence ATGCGCCCTGCAAGCGCCTCTATTGTCTTTCGCTCCGGTTTGTGCTATCGTGTCGCCATGTTTCTCCCCGACATACCCGGGCTGGAGTCGTTTGACACGATTTCGCAGACCAGCACCACCGCCACGTGGCGCGCCTACCAGCGTTCGCTCGACCGGCATGTGATGGTCAAGGCGCTGCTCCCCGAAGCCGCCTCGGATCCCCGGCAGGTCGAACAGTTTGTCTCGGTGTTCCGCGCCATCGCCCGTATCAAGGCGGATGCGTTCTGCCAGATTTTTGACGTGTGCAGCACGCATGACATTCATTATGTGGTCATGGAAGATGTGGCCGGGCAGGTCCTTTCGGATCGGATTCAGGCCACTCAGCGCGGTTCGGTGAGTCAGATGCTCCGGTATGCGCTTGATCTGGCAGACGCGCTCGACAAGGCGTGGACCCATGACCGGCTCGTGCACCGCAACCTCAAGCCCACGGCGATACGCATCACCCCGGCGGGCACGGCCAAGCTGACCGACTTCGGCATGGCCACGCTGATGACGCTCGGCGGCGAAACCGGACCGCGCGATGAGGACACGGTTGTCGGCACGCCCAATTTCCTCGCGCCCGAACAGATTACCCGTTCTCGCCCGGTCGACAGCCGTGCCGACATGTACGCGCTGGGCATGATTCTCTATTATGGGCTCACCGGCCAGCTTCCTTTTGGCGACCAGGCGCCGGACCAGGTGCTGCAAAGCCAGCTTGAGGCCAGGCTGCCCAGCCTGCGGAATGTCCGGCCGGACACCCCGTTCTCGGTATGCGCCCTGATCGAACGGATGCTCATGAAGGATCCGGATAACCGCTATCCGTCCTGGGGCGAGGTCATTGCCGACATCACCCGTCTGTTGGAGGGCAAGCCGATCCGGCGCAGCCCGCTCCTGGGGACCGGGGTTTCGACCCTCGCATCGTCAATAGTCGCGCCGGCTTCTGGAGCTCCGGCTTTTCGATCGTCCGGCCATCGTGGCCTCCGCACCTGGGGTTTCTCCCGCTTCGCCCTCTGGCTGCTCCTGCTGCTCTGGTTCGCCGCGCTGGGCAACGACCGTCTCGGCGACCCTGCGGGGCTTTACCCGTTCCTGCAACACGCGTTCGTCGGGCGCATCCCAGCCACTCCATCCCGTTCAGAACGCAAGCCGGCGGACCCGCATCCCGATCCCGAAGTCCGCATCACGCAGCCCGAAGTCGCGCCCCGGCCCGAAGTCGCGCCCCGGCCCCAACCGCAGCCTGTCGCCCCCCCCCCGCCGACGATTCGCATCTTTGAAACGCGCTCGACCGACGCTCCGCCCGATGCCGCGCTCCACCGTGCGCTTGCCGATGCGTATAAGACCGGGGGCGCCGCCGCGATGCAGACCCTCATCACCACCCGGCTCGCGGCAGGTCACACGCACTTCGGATTCAAAGCCTTGAAAGACGCCATCGCCGCCGTCGAGCCCTTCGATCGCCTCGCGGTTCGCGCCATCGAACAGGCGATCGACACGGAGATGGATCTGATCTTTCAAGGCAAGAAACGCCTGGTGATGCCGAAGGCGGTCGCCCATGGAGAGGTGATCTTCTATTTCGCCGAGCAGAAACGCCACGTCACGGTCAAGATCGCCAGCATTTCCGATGCCGAAATCATTCGCCTGCTCGGCCCCCGCCTCTCACCCCAACAGGCCGCCTCGGTCTGCCTCCGCCTGCTGGAGACCGGCAACCGCGCGGAGGCCCGCGCCCATGCCGCCGCCGCCGGATCGCTCGCACCCGTCCTGGCCCTCCTCGCCGCCGATGAACCGGGATCAGCCGATTGA
- the ligA gene encoding NAD-dependent DNA ligase LigA, which translates to MPKSFACSAPASHPNRPPRSASACWRPATARRPAPMPPPPDRSHPSWPSSPPMNRDQPIERPFHRSADMSAVTDAIRQRAAFLRGEIARHDRLYYVEARPEIGDADYDSLYRELETLERRHPELDDPASPTRRVGGAPLENGFTPVRHDPPMMSLDKAHSKTELLDFDFFIRRQFPDFTPAYVVEPKVDGVAFSLLYRNGRLERAATRGNGEVGDDITANVRTIRSIPLTLPTAAAAVELRGEVFMPRQGFLDLVARQEAEGAEPFMNPRNAAAGSLKQLDSRVTATRPLDAMIYATGALDGVAFPTHQTFVDTLHAWGVKTLPWHRMCADIPEVFAAIDALERQRHEFPFEIDGAVVKLADRTRYDALGATARSPRWARAYKYAPERTETVVTAITVQVGRTGVLTPVAELRPVLLAGSQISRATLHNADEIARKDIRIGDAVWIVKAGDVIPAVESVITEKRTGAETPFVMPGACPACNGPVVRLAGEVALRCANPACPAQLVCRLDHFAGRDALDIERLGGVVADALVRRGLVATPFDLFRLKRDDLVALDLGEAGKSRLFGAKNADRVLTAIASARVLPLHRWLFALGIPQIGATVAEAVAACHARFSDLAASQLLRDVVGLYDALAEAQQANPRGAANRKRDDAGRAERQRRFDAACARVENLGESLVAAGAARRAAEASRPAKFTTTVKEEAARALVLFFESEAGRAAAATLAALGIDPVRAPASAAAAEGPLAGATVVITGTLSAPRQSVASRIKAAGGRVTDTVTSSTTFLLAGDAPGGAKHSQALTLGIPILSESDLEARLLTTPAPAPAVPSGLNQGELF; encoded by the coding sequence ATGCCGAAATCATTCGCCTGCTCGGCCCCCGCCTCTCACCCCAACAGGCCGCCTCGGTCTGCCTCCGCCTGCTGGAGACCGGCAACCGCGCGGAGGCCCGCGCCCATGCCGCCGCCGCCGGATCGCTCGCACCCGTCCTGGCCCTCCTCGCCGCCGATGAACCGGGATCAGCCGATTGAACGGCCCTTTCACAGGAGCGCCGACATGTCAGCAGTTACCGACGCCATCCGCCAGCGTGCCGCGTTTCTCCGCGGGGAGATCGCCCGGCATGACCGGCTCTATTATGTGGAGGCCCGGCCGGAGATCGGCGACGCGGATTATGACAGTCTGTACCGTGAGCTGGAGACGCTCGAACGCCGGCACCCCGAACTCGACGATCCCGCCTCGCCGACCCGCCGCGTGGGCGGCGCGCCGCTTGAGAACGGCTTCACGCCGGTCCGCCATGACCCTCCGATGATGAGTCTGGACAAGGCCCACTCCAAGACCGAGCTGCTCGATTTCGATTTCTTCATCCGCCGCCAGTTTCCCGATTTCACCCCGGCGTATGTCGTCGAACCCAAGGTTGACGGCGTGGCCTTCAGCCTCCTCTACCGCAACGGCCGGCTCGAACGCGCCGCCACCCGCGGCAACGGCGAGGTCGGCGACGACATCACCGCCAACGTCCGAACGATCCGTTCGATCCCTCTGACGCTGCCCACCGCTGCGGCCGCCGTCGAGCTACGCGGGGAGGTCTTCATGCCCCGCCAGGGCTTCCTCGATCTCGTCGCCCGCCAGGAGGCGGAGGGTGCCGAACCCTTCATGAACCCGCGCAACGCGGCCGCCGGATCGCTCAAGCAGCTCGATTCGCGCGTCACCGCCACACGGCCGCTGGACGCCATGATCTACGCCACCGGCGCGCTGGATGGCGTCGCCTTCCCCACGCACCAGACGTTTGTTGACACGCTCCACGCCTGGGGCGTCAAGACCCTCCCCTGGCACCGCATGTGCGCCGATATCCCCGAGGTGTTCGCCGCGATCGACGCCCTGGAGCGGCAGCGTCACGAGTTCCCCTTCGAGATCGACGGCGCGGTCGTCAAGCTCGCCGACCGCACCCGGTATGACGCGCTCGGCGCGACCGCGCGGAGCCCCCGCTGGGCCCGGGCCTACAAATACGCCCCCGAGCGGACCGAGACGGTCGTCACCGCCATCACCGTGCAGGTCGGTCGCACCGGCGTCCTCACCCCCGTCGCCGAGCTCCGGCCGGTGCTGCTCGCCGGCTCGCAGATCAGCCGCGCCACCCTGCACAACGCCGATGAGATCGCCCGCAAGGACATCCGGATCGGCGACGCCGTCTGGATCGTCAAGGCCGGCGACGTGATTCCGGCTGTGGAGTCGGTGATTACAGAAAAGCGTACCGGCGCGGAAACGCCCTTTGTTATGCCCGGCGCATGCCCCGCCTGCAACGGCCCGGTGGTCCGGCTCGCGGGCGAGGTCGCCCTCCGCTGCGCCAACCCCGCCTGCCCCGCGCAACTCGTCTGCCGCCTCGACCACTTTGCCGGCCGCGACGCGCTCGACATCGAGCGCCTGGGCGGCGTGGTGGCCGACGCGCTTGTCCGGCGCGGGCTGGTCGCCACCCCCTTCGACCTCTTCCGGTTGAAGCGCGACGATCTCGTCGCCCTCGATCTTGGCGAAGCGGGCAAGAGCCGCCTCTTCGGCGCCAAGAACGCCGATCGCGTGTTGACGGCCATTGCGTCCGCCCGCGTGCTCCCCCTCCACCGCTGGCTGTTCGCCCTCGGCATCCCGCAGATCGGCGCGACCGTCGCCGAAGCCGTCGCAGCCTGCCACGCGCGCTTCTCCGACCTCGCCGCCTCGCAGCTCCTGCGCGATGTCGTCGGCCTCTACGATGCGCTTGCCGAAGCGCAGCAAGCCAACCCGCGCGGCGCCGCCAACCGCAAGCGGGATGACGCCGGGCGCGCTGAGCGGCAACGCCGCTTCGATGCGGCCTGCGCGCGCGTCGAAAACCTGGGCGAGTCGCTCGTCGCCGCGGGCGCCGCCCGACGCGCCGCCGAGGCCTCGCGCCCCGCTAAATTCACCACCACGGTGAAGGAAGAGGCCGCCCGCGCGCTCGTCCTCTTCTTCGAATCCGAAGCCGGTCGCGCCGCCGCTGCCACCCTCGCCGCGCTGGGGATCGATCCCGTCCGAGCCCCTGCATCCGCAGCCGCAGCGGAAGGCCCTCTCGCCGGCGCGACCGTGGTCATCACCGGCACGCTGTCCGCGCCACGCCAGAGCGTTGCCAGCCGAATCAAGGCCGCCGGCGGCCGCGTGACCGACACCGTCACCTCGTCAACCACCTTCCTGCTGGCGGGCGACGCCCCGGGCGGCGCCAAACACAGCCAAGCGCTCACCCTCGGCATCCCGATCCTCTCCGAATCCGACCTGGAGGCGCGCCTGCTCACCACACCCGCCCCGGCTCCCGCCGTGCCCTCCGGCCTCAACCAGGGGGAATTGTTCTGA